CTGATTCGGAAAGCCCGTGAGTTTGATGAACACGTCATGCACGACGTCTTCTGCACGGCTCGAACAGCCGACGAACGAACGCGCCAGCTGGATCAGCGAACGCCGGTTTTCGATCAGCACGTCGAGCAGCAATCCTTCGCAGCCGGTTTCGCGACGCGAACGCGCAGCGTGCGGCTCGGCGGGCATGCGGGCAACGCACACGGGCGGCTCGCAGTCGATGTCCTCCAGTGCTCCTGGTGCGAACGCCGCCGGATGACGGTCGACCCGCGCCGCAAAACTCGCCATTGATTCAGCCATCGACTCGTCTCCACCTTGCTCTCGATCAGATGGGAGTGAATCTAACGTAAACGCGAATCATTCTCAATCAATCGACAGGCGATTCTTATTATTTTTTGGTGACATTTATGCTTTATGAGTCGTTTTGCGACCAGGCGATGCAGGCCGCATAGCCTTGCGGGGCGTGGATCCAGGCTGCCAGTAAGTTTCGGATAGCGTCGGGGCGCTGCGTCTCCGGCACGAATCCGTCGATACGCGCCGGAAGGACGGTTAGTTGCGTGATATGCTCCGAAATCCCGACGCCGGCCGCCTTCAGAAGCGCCTCTTTCGCGACCCACGCGTCGAAGAATGCGTGCTGGGATTGCGCGGCATCGCGACCTTGCAGCCATGCGGTTTCATCGGCTGTCAGCGTCGCTCGCGCGATGCCTTGCCAGTCGAAATCGGATACGCGCGTTTCGATGTCGACGCCCACGCGTCGCCGTGTCGACAACGCGATCAAGCCATGCGCGCCGGAGTGCGACACGTTGAAATCGACGGATACGGGCGAATCGATCATGTGCGGACGCCCTGCTTCGTCGGCTGCGATGCGTATGTCTTGCGCGTCGATCTTCGTCGCGTCCGACAGCAGCGCGCGCAACGCCGCGCGTACGCTTGCGAAGCGGATCGCGTCGTGGTGACGATGAAAACGCGCCGCGCGCTCGCGTTCGTCGACAGATAACGTATCGAATGCGGGCGCAGCGAGTGTCTGGTCGAAAGCGAAATCGACCCGCCACAACGCGATGTCGTGCGGGCCGGGATGCGGCAAAGGGAAACGGTCAACAGAGTTCATTCGATACGCCAACGCTCACGCAGCCCAATGCTGCCTAAGCGTTGACGAATGAGAGGCGCGCTTTTTTACTGTGCCGCGCGTTGCCTCGGCACGCCGCGCAGCAACGCGATGCCGCTCATGAACAGCAGCGCCGTCAGCAGATACAGCGCATTGTCCATGCTGCCCGTCCGCGTCTTGATGATCCCGATCACCCACGGACTCACGATGCCGCTCGTAATCCCAATGCTGCTGATCAACG
This genomic interval from Paraburkholderia sabiae contains the following:
- a CDS encoding 4'-phosphopantetheinyl transferase family protein; amino-acid sequence: MNSVDRFPLPHPGPHDIALWRVDFAFDQTLAAPAFDTLSVDERERAARFHRHHDAIRFASVRAALRALLSDATKIDAQDIRIAADEAGRPHMIDSPVSVDFNVSHSGAHGLIALSTRRRVGVDIETRVSDFDWQGIARATLTADETAWLQGRDAAQSQHAFFDAWVAKEALLKAAGVGISEHITQLTVLPARIDGFVPETQRPDAIRNLLAAWIHAPQGYAACIAWSQNDS